A window of Cohnella herbarum contains these coding sequences:
- the gmk gene encoding guanylate kinase, translating to MSRGILFVLSGPSGVGKGTVCGVLRRKLPELIYSVSATTRSPREGEQDGVNYFFKTREQFHHMIETDALLEHAEYVGNYYGTPRDFVEKTLSEGKDIILEIEVQGALKVREKFSEGVFIFLMPPSLNELKQRIVGRGTESQATIDHRLSVAVEEMNLLHHYDYAVVNDEIDQACNRISSIITAEHCKRERFLGELFQQLETVKTADNV from the coding sequence ATGAGCAGAGGGATTTTATTCGTATTATCCGGTCCTTCCGGAGTCGGCAAAGGAACGGTATGCGGCGTATTACGGCGCAAACTTCCCGAGTTGATTTATTCGGTATCGGCAACGACTCGTTCGCCGCGCGAAGGCGAACAGGACGGGGTTAATTATTTCTTCAAGACACGCGAGCAGTTTCATCATATGATAGAAACGGATGCTCTATTGGAGCATGCGGAGTACGTCGGCAATTATTATGGGACGCCTCGCGATTTCGTGGAGAAGACGCTTTCCGAAGGGAAGGACATTATTCTAGAGATCGAAGTACAGGGCGCGTTAAAGGTGCGGGAGAAATTTTCCGAAGGCGTATTTATTTTCTTGATGCCGCCGTCTCTTAACGAGTTGAAACAAAGAATCGTCGGCAGGGGGACGGAATCCCAGGCAACGATCGACCATCGTCTATCGGTTGCCGTGGAAGAGATGAACCTGCTTCACCATTACGATTACGCTGTCGTGAACGACGAGATCGATCAGGCATGCAATCGAATCAGTTCCATCATCACCGCCGAGCACTGCAAGCGGGAAAGATTTCTTGGCGAGTTATTCCAGCAACTGGAAACCGTCAAAACCGCGGATAACGTCTGA
- the coaBC gene encoding bifunctional phosphopantothenoylcysteine decarboxylase/phosphopantothenate--cysteine ligase CoaBC — protein sequence MGKTLTGKTILLGVTGGIAAYKAATLCSRLVGLGATVRVMMTEGATQFITPLTLQTLTRHPVATDVFDERDPSIVQHIDWADSADLAVIAPATANMLAKLANGLADDMISTTLLATTAPLLIAPAMNVHMWEHPAVIDNVNKLASRGATFVEPGTGQLACGYVGKGRLAEPDEIVEAIVAMLVSPKPLSGKKVLVTAGGTVERIDPVRYITNDSSGKMGFAIAEAARDRGAEVTLICGRMEAEVPHGVKIVKVDSATSMYDAVMDRLANTDLVVKAAAVADYRPASQATHKMKKTSETFTLQLVRNPDILQAIGEWRVAQPDGAKPFIIGFAAETNDVEKHALDKLQRKKCDLIVANNVTEAGAGFGTETNIVSVYGPKGLVEQLPQMSKRAVAERLLEIAQAVIGEQNRKGTER from the coding sequence ATGGGCAAGACGTTAACGGGAAAAACGATCCTGTTAGGAGTAACCGGCGGGATAGCCGCATATAAAGCGGCGACGTTATGCAGCCGTCTGGTCGGACTTGGAGCAACGGTGAGAGTGATGATGACGGAAGGGGCAACGCAATTCATAACGCCGCTGACGCTGCAAACGCTCACCCGTCATCCCGTAGCGACGGACGTCTTCGATGAACGCGATCCGTCGATCGTCCAACATATCGATTGGGCGGATTCGGCGGATCTGGCCGTCATCGCTCCGGCAACGGCGAATATGCTGGCCAAGCTGGCCAATGGGCTTGCGGACGATATGATCAGTACGACGTTGCTCGCAACGACGGCTCCCTTGTTGATCGCGCCGGCTATGAACGTGCATATGTGGGAGCATCCGGCGGTTATCGATAATGTCAACAAGCTAGCCTCGCGCGGCGCTACGTTCGTGGAGCCCGGAACGGGGCAGTTGGCGTGCGGATACGTCGGCAAAGGAAGATTGGCCGAACCGGACGAGATCGTGGAAGCCATCGTGGCGATGCTCGTATCTCCGAAACCGTTGTCGGGCAAGAAGGTGTTGGTAACGGCGGGAGGAACGGTGGAGCGAATCGATCCCGTTCGTTACATTACGAACGATTCTTCGGGTAAAATGGGCTTCGCGATCGCGGAAGCCGCTAGGGATCGTGGCGCGGAAGTCACGTTAATCTGCGGCAGAATGGAAGCGGAAGTCCCTCACGGAGTAAAAATCGTTAAGGTAGATTCCGCAACGAGTATGTATGACGCCGTCATGGACAGGCTAGCGAACACGGATCTCGTAGTCAAGGCCGCCGCGGTTGCCGATTATCGTCCCGCTAGCCAAGCGACGCATAAAATGAAAAAAACGTCGGAAACGTTCACTTTGCAACTCGTTCGCAATCCCGACATTTTGCAGGCGATCGGGGAATGGAGAGTTGCGCAGCCGGATGGCGCTAAGCCGTTCATTATCGGCTTCGCCGCGGAAACGAACGACGTGGAGAAACATGCGCTCGACAAATTACAGCGCAAGAAATGCGATTTGATCGTCGCCAATAACGTGACGGAAGCGGGCGCGGGCTTCGGAACCGAGACGAATATCGTCAGCGTATATGGACCGAAAGGGCTCGTCGAACAGTTACCGCAAATGTCCAAAAGGGCCGTAGCGGAGAGGTTATTGGAGATCGCCCAAGCCGTTATCGGAGAACAGAACCGGAAAGGAACGGAGCGATGA
- the rpoZ gene encoding DNA-directed RNA polymerase subunit omega encodes MLYPSIDELVKKVDSKYTLVVAASKRARGLREGVMCNLGAPKSHKFVGVALEEIYHEAIKVEHLKTNTLNRD; translated from the coding sequence ATGTTATATCCATCCATTGATGAATTGGTTAAGAAAGTAGACAGCAAGTACACCCTGGTCGTTGCGGCTTCCAAGAGAGCGCGGGGATTGCGCGAAGGCGTTATGTGTAACCTAGGCGCCCCTAAATCGCATAAGTTCGTAGGCGTAGCGTTAGAAGAAATTTACCACGAAGCGATCAAAGTCGAGCATCTGAAGACGAATACGTTAAACAGAGACTAA
- the rlmN gene encoding 23S rRNA (adenine(2503)-C(2))-methyltransferase RlmN — translation MEQKVRKENKEQNDAEQNKPFIYDLSLEDIQEWIKAQGEPAFRAGQIFDWIYVKRVGSFEEMLNLSKPLREKLAANFRFITLTEIAKFESKDGTVKFLFGLHDDHAIETVIMRHNYGNSVCVTTQVGCRIGCTFCASTLGGLKRSLTAGEIIAQVVQSQRILDPLNERVSSIVIMGIGEPFENYDATMQFLRTMIHPKGLNIGARHITVSTSGIVPSMIKFADENTQINLAISIHAPNDALRSKLMPVNRRFPFVDVINACKYYIEKTGRRITFEYALIGGVNDRPEHAEELGDVLQGMLCHVNLIPVNYVPERNYVRTPRDDIFEFQRVLQKKNVNVTIRREQGHDIAAACGQLRAKHMETTTG, via the coding sequence ATGGAACAAAAAGTACGCAAGGAAAATAAAGAACAAAACGACGCGGAACAAAACAAACCTTTTATCTACGATTTATCTTTGGAAGATATTCAAGAGTGGATTAAAGCGCAGGGGGAGCCGGCTTTTCGCGCGGGTCAAATTTTCGATTGGATCTACGTTAAGCGCGTAGGCTCCTTCGAAGAAATGTTGAATTTATCTAAGCCCCTTAGAGAGAAGCTGGCCGCTAACTTCCGGTTTATCACGCTAACGGAGATCGCGAAGTTCGAATCCAAGGACGGAACGGTGAAGTTCCTATTCGGCTTGCACGACGACCATGCGATCGAAACGGTCATTATGCGCCATAACTACGGCAATAGCGTCTGCGTGACGACGCAGGTCGGCTGCAGGATCGGCTGCACGTTCTGCGCTTCTACTCTAGGCGGTCTTAAGAGAAGCTTAACCGCAGGGGAAATCATTGCCCAGGTCGTTCAATCGCAAAGAATATTAGACCCTCTTAACGAGCGGGTTTCCAGTATCGTCATCATGGGCATCGGCGAGCCTTTCGAAAATTACGATGCGACGATGCAGTTTCTACGCACGATGATTCATCCTAAAGGGCTGAACATCGGGGCCAGACACATTACCGTATCGACAAGCGGAATCGTGCCAAGCATGATCAAGTTCGCCGACGAGAATACGCAAATCAACTTGGCGATTTCCATCCATGCGCCTAACGACGCGCTTCGTTCGAAGCTTATGCCGGTTAATCGGCGGTTCCCTTTCGTGGACGTCATTAACGCTTGCAAATATTACATCGAGAAAACGGGTCGGCGGATTACGTTCGAATATGCTTTGATCGGCGGAGTCAACGATCGTCCGGAGCATGCGGAAGAACTAGGCGACGTGCTTCAGGGCATGTTGTGCCACGTGAACCTGATTCCCGTTAACTATGTGCCCGAACGGAATTACGTGAGAACGCCGCGGGACGATATTTTTGAATTCCAGCGCGTGTTGCAGAAGAAAAACGTTAACGTTACGATTCGCAGGGAGCAAGGCCATGACATTGCTGCGGCTTGCGGTCAATTGCGGGCGAAGCACATGGAGACGACGACGGGGTGA
- the priA gene encoding primosomal protein N': MTVARVIVDVPSRDTDRTFDYLIPDRLSGWVEIGSRVAVPFGPRKLQGIVTGLASDAEVEYAKLKPIEEVLDAIPPLSAELVELGVWISKRWLCPLTVALQAMLPSALKGKSEKYLFPAAGAEWSDEETALSGGLLLALNKGKPIKLTTLLQQYPDQGSSLKLWLSQGRLEERQRVEDQLSVKTVQTVFPDLPETLLQAIEHIPARANKQREVLRYLAENNDPIAVLKLTEAAGTTSSTIKSLAERGLVEIRAVTEDRDPYAHRDFPASAPMRLTPKQAAALGPIRSAIDESRCATFLLHGVTGSGKTEVYLQAIQRCLELGREAIVLVPEIALTPQMVERFKSRFGSRVAVLHSRLSNGERYDEWRKIREGRAQVAVGARSAVFAPFGKIGLIVIDEEHETSYKQEESPKYHARDVAVERARLHDAVVVLGSATPALETYEAAVYSGRETGLRGTEYIALPERVANRPLPGVSIVDMREELKLGNRAMFSRPLADAIRNRLEKQEQIVLLLNRRGYATFVMCRSCGYTAACPHCEISLTYHRGSQNLRCHYCGYSEAEPKTCPSCESPHIRFFGTGTQKVEESLAATFPGIRVIRMDVDTTSEKGSHEKWLTEFRERRADVLLGTQMVAKGLDFPYVTLVGVLAADAALRLPDFRASERTFQLLTQVAGRAGRHELPGEVIIQTYDPEHESITYVQGHDYNGFVERALVLRKQLGYPPYGRLLSVTFSHESVPMLLSIGTSFATGMREKAAALGIRKDFDMGGHTALEVLGPVSSPIARLKDRYRFQCMVKYRGDVDASLLTSRVLEQMGDAVKRSGVQISVDVDPQMML; encoded by the coding sequence ATGACGGTTGCCAGAGTGATCGTAGACGTACCGAGCCGGGATACGGATCGGACGTTCGATTATTTAATTCCGGATCGATTGTCGGGCTGGGTCGAGATTGGCAGTCGAGTTGCGGTTCCGTTCGGTCCCCGTAAGCTTCAAGGGATCGTGACCGGGCTGGCGAGCGACGCTGAAGTCGAATACGCCAAGCTGAAGCCGATCGAGGAAGTGCTAGACGCGATTCCTCCGTTGTCCGCGGAATTAGTAGAGCTGGGGGTGTGGATCAGCAAGAGATGGTTATGCCCCCTGACGGTAGCTTTGCAAGCGATGTTGCCATCCGCGCTGAAAGGAAAGTCGGAGAAATACTTGTTTCCGGCCGCCGGAGCGGAGTGGTCCGATGAAGAGACCGCCTTGAGTGGCGGTCTCTTGCTTGCGCTGAACAAAGGCAAACCGATCAAGCTGACAACTCTGCTGCAACAGTACCCGGATCAAGGATCATCCCTTAAGCTGTGGCTTAGCCAAGGAAGGCTGGAGGAGCGCCAACGCGTCGAAGACCAATTATCGGTCAAAACCGTTCAAACGGTTTTCCCGGATCTACCGGAAACGCTACTGCAAGCGATCGAGCATATTCCGGCCAGGGCGAATAAGCAACGCGAAGTGCTGCGATATTTAGCCGAGAACAACGATCCGATCGCGGTGCTGAAGCTGACCGAAGCCGCGGGAACGACTTCGTCCACGATCAAGTCGCTCGCCGAGCGAGGGTTGGTCGAGATTCGGGCGGTGACCGAAGATCGCGATCCTTACGCGCATCGTGATTTCCCGGCATCCGCTCCAATGAGGTTGACGCCGAAGCAAGCCGCTGCGTTAGGCCCGATTCGATCGGCAATCGACGAGAGCCGATGCGCTACGTTCCTTCTCCATGGCGTCACGGGCAGCGGTAAGACGGAAGTTTACTTGCAGGCGATCCAGCGTTGCTTGGAATTGGGGCGGGAAGCGATCGTCCTCGTTCCGGAAATCGCCTTGACGCCGCAGATGGTCGAACGCTTCAAGAGCCGGTTCGGTTCGAGGGTTGCCGTCCTGCACAGCCGCTTGTCCAATGGCGAACGATACGACGAGTGGCGCAAAATTCGCGAAGGTCGAGCGCAGGTAGCGGTTGGCGCGCGTTCGGCGGTATTCGCGCCGTTCGGCAAGATCGGTCTAATCGTTATCGACGAAGAACACGAAACTTCATATAAACAAGAAGAGAGTCCGAAATATCACGCCCGCGACGTGGCGGTTGAACGTGCTCGCCTGCACGATGCGGTCGTCGTGCTCGGTTCGGCGACTCCGGCGCTGGAAACCTATGAAGCGGCCGTCTATAGCGGAAGGGAGACGGGGCTTCGCGGAACCGAATATATCGCATTGCCCGAAAGAGTCGCCAATCGTCCTCTGCCAGGGGTAAGCATCGTCGATATGCGGGAGGAGCTAAAGCTCGGCAATCGGGCCATGTTCAGCCGACCGCTGGCCGACGCGATCAGGAATCGATTAGAGAAGCAAGAACAAATCGTCTTGCTCCTGAACCGACGGGGTTACGCAACTTTCGTCATGTGCCGGTCCTGCGGATACACTGCCGCGTGCCCTCACTGCGAGATTTCGTTAACCTATCATCGAGGCTCGCAAAATTTGCGTTGCCACTATTGCGGATACTCCGAGGCGGAGCCGAAAACCTGTCCGAGCTGCGAAAGTCCCCACATCCGCTTCTTCGGAACGGGGACGCAGAAAGTCGAAGAATCGCTCGCGGCGACTTTTCCCGGGATCAGGGTCATTCGGATGGATGTAGATACGACGTCGGAAAAAGGCTCCCACGAGAAATGGCTGACGGAATTCCGTGAACGTCGAGCGGATGTATTGCTAGGGACGCAGATGGTCGCCAAGGGATTGGACTTTCCTTACGTCACTTTGGTCGGCGTACTCGCGGCCGACGCGGCTCTTCGATTGCCGGATTTCCGGGCTTCCGAGAGGACGTTCCAATTGCTGACGCAGGTTGCCGGAAGAGCGGGACGCCATGAATTGCCCGGAGAAGTCATTATTCAAACCTACGATCCCGAGCATGAGTCGATTACGTACGTGCAAGGCCATGATTATAACGGTTTCGTGGAAAGGGCCTTGGTGCTAAGGAAACAGCTCGGTTACCCGCCGTATGGAAGGCTATTATCCGTTACTTTTTCTCACGAGTCGGTGCCCATGTTGCTTTCGATAGGAACTAGTTTTGCGACGGGAATGCGGGAAAAAGCAGCCGCGCTCGGCATTCGCAAGGATTTCGACATGGGCGGGCATACGGCTCTGGAGGTATTGGGGCCGGTTTCTTCGCCGATTGCCCGATTGAAAGATCGCTACCGTTTTCAATGTATGGTAAAATATCGGGGAGACGTCGATGCCAGCTTGTTGACCTCTCGCGTGCTAGAACAAATGGGAGATGCGGTTAAACGGTCCGGCGTGCAGATCAGCGTCGACGTAGATCCGCAAATGATGCTTTGA
- the def gene encoding peptide deformylase, which produces MSIRLIVKHPDAVLRERAQEVTKFNANLHKLLDDMADTMYDADGVGLAAPQVGILKRVIVVDVGDEHELIELVNPVIVSAEGEQLGPEGCLSIPGLQGDVRRANRIVIRGQDRNGKPIQYESTEFLSRAFQHEVDHLNGVLFIDSAESVYEARKPEDQQQDGA; this is translated from the coding sequence ATGTCAATTCGGTTAATCGTGAAACACCCTGATGCCGTGCTTCGGGAAAGAGCGCAGGAAGTGACGAAATTCAATGCCAACTTGCATAAGTTGCTGGACGACATGGCGGATACGATGTACGACGCCGACGGAGTCGGGCTAGCAGCTCCTCAGGTCGGAATATTGAAGCGCGTCATCGTCGTAGACGTGGGGGATGAACATGAGCTCATCGAGTTGGTAAATCCTGTGATCGTCTCGGCGGAAGGCGAGCAGTTAGGGCCGGAAGGCTGTTTAAGCATTCCGGGGCTGCAAGGGGACGTTCGCCGAGCAAACCGGATCGTCATCCGGGGCCAAGATCGGAACGGCAAGCCGATACAATATGAGAGCACGGAATTTCTTTCGAGAGCTTTTCAACACGAAGTGGATCATTTGAACGGCGTTTTGTTCATAGATTCCGCGGAATCGGTCTACGAGGCTCGGAAACCCGAAGATCAGCAGCAGGATGGAGCGTAA
- the rsmB gene encoding 16S rRNA (cytosine(967)-C(5))-methyltransferase RsmB has product MSKTNRLPGGKPQGAREIAMSVLHNVETQGAYSGLELNQALQSAELSRPDASLATELVYGTIQRLNTIDHELKGRVKGWPNKIDPWVRSLLRMSYYQLRWLSRVPAHAAVDEAVRIAKKRGHAGIGGLVNGVLRGLLRDGLESTLPVNLPATERISLTHSHPLWLVERWVAEYGEQLTEEMCMANNEHPHASARVNRLKATRDQVIAGMSDAGMEAVPSPLSQEGIIAFKAGNLVHSDWFKQGFISVQDESSMLVAAVAAPKPGMQVLDCCAAPGGKSTHLAEIMRNEGKIIANDVHPHKEALIKQQADRLGLTCVETMTGDALELPERIAPQSCDVVLLDAPCSGFGVIRRKPEIKWNKTAEDIESLSRLQGRLLRQVQSLVKPGGTLVYSTCTIASEENESTIKSFLAEFPEFVLDAEWPDEVLVPLRAAGKLPENFSGMLQLLPQMFGSDGFFIARLRKQSQ; this is encoded by the coding sequence ATGAGTAAAACAAACCGATTGCCGGGAGGCAAACCGCAAGGAGCGCGGGAAATCGCGATGAGCGTCCTTCATAACGTGGAGACGCAAGGAGCCTATAGCGGACTTGAACTAAATCAGGCTCTTCAGTCGGCCGAGCTGTCGCGTCCGGACGCATCGCTTGCGACGGAACTTGTCTACGGAACGATTCAACGGCTGAATACGATAGATCACGAATTAAAAGGCCGGGTAAAGGGTTGGCCCAATAAAATCGATCCTTGGGTGCGAAGCTTGCTTAGAATGAGCTATTATCAGCTTCGATGGTTGAGTCGGGTGCCTGCCCATGCGGCGGTGGACGAAGCGGTGAGGATCGCGAAGAAGCGGGGCCATGCCGGAATCGGCGGACTTGTGAACGGAGTGCTGCGCGGGTTGCTAAGGGATGGACTGGAGTCCACTTTGCCCGTTAACCTGCCTGCAACGGAACGGATTTCGCTGACCCATAGCCATCCGCTATGGCTCGTGGAACGGTGGGTAGCCGAATACGGGGAGCAACTCACGGAAGAGATGTGCATGGCCAACAATGAGCATCCCCATGCTTCCGCGCGTGTAAACCGACTGAAAGCGACTCGCGATCAGGTTATAGCGGGCATGTCGGACGCCGGGATGGAGGCGGTTCCGTCTCCCTTAAGCCAAGAAGGCATTATCGCGTTCAAAGCGGGTAACCTCGTCCATTCGGATTGGTTTAAGCAAGGTTTTATTTCCGTCCAGGACGAGAGTTCGATGTTGGTCGCGGCGGTCGCCGCCCCTAAACCGGGCATGCAAGTATTGGATTGCTGCGCCGCTCCGGGAGGAAAATCGACCCATTTAGCCGAAATTATGCGCAATGAAGGAAAAATAATCGCCAATGATGTGCATCCTCATAAGGAGGCGCTTATTAAGCAGCAAGCCGACCGTCTCGGATTAACTTGCGTGGAGACGATGACGGGCGATGCTCTGGAATTGCCGGAACGGATCGCGCCGCAATCTTGCGACGTCGTGTTGCTCGATGCGCCATGCTCCGGGTTCGGCGTCATTCGCCGCAAGCCGGAGATCAAATGGAATAAAACGGCGGAGGATATCGAAAGCTTGTCCCGCTTGCAAGGTCGATTGCTTAGACAAGTCCAATCGCTTGTCAAACCGGGAGGCACGCTAGTCTACAGCACGTGTACGATCGCGTCGGAGGAAAACGAAAGCACGATCAAGAGCTTTCTGGCCGAATTTCCCGAATTCGTGTTGGACGCCGAATGGCCGGATGAAGTTCTGGTGCCGCTTCGAGCTGCCGGCAAGCTGCCGGAAAACTTCTCGGGCATGCTCCAGCTTCTCCCGCAAATGTTCGGGAGCGACGGTTTCTTCATTGCCCGATTACGGAAGCAATCCCAATAA
- the fmt gene encoding methionyl-tRNA formyltransferase, which translates to MKILFMGTPQFAVSSLAALLENGCEVAAVVTQPDRPKGRKRELTPSPVKAFALERGLHVIQPEKLRSPEGVAAVADIAPDLIITAAYGQILPKSVLELPRFGCINVHGSLLPKYRGGAPIQRSIINGESVTGVTLMYMAEGLDTGDMIAKVEVPIAEQDTSGSMFEKLSVAGAQLLMEWLPRIAEGSVTRTPQNDSEATYAPNLTRDDEKLDWRISSRQLFNQVRGLYPMAGGFTYLDGEVFKVWGSRVPEEQDRALKPDWQKSAPGTVLETGAFGIRIRTGDGSIVLTEVQPAGKKALAAAEYAKGARLVPGKVLG; encoded by the coding sequence ATGAAAATATTGTTTATGGGAACGCCGCAATTCGCGGTTTCTTCGTTAGCTGCTTTGCTAGAGAATGGATGCGAAGTCGCGGCGGTCGTCACGCAACCGGATCGGCCGAAGGGCCGCAAACGGGAACTCACCCCGTCTCCGGTCAAAGCGTTTGCGTTGGAACGCGGACTTCACGTTATCCAGCCCGAGAAACTTCGTTCTCCGGAAGGCGTCGCCGCGGTCGCGGACATCGCGCCGGATTTGATCATTACTGCCGCTTACGGACAAATTCTGCCGAAGTCGGTTCTAGAGTTGCCGCGATTCGGCTGTATTAACGTACATGGATCGCTCTTGCCGAAGTACCGGGGCGGAGCGCCGATCCAGCGTTCGATCATTAACGGCGAGTCGGTTACCGGCGTAACGCTTATGTATATGGCGGAGGGTTTGGACACCGGCGACATGATCGCGAAAGTCGAAGTTCCGATCGCCGAACAAGATACTTCGGGTTCGATGTTCGAGAAGCTTAGCGTGGCGGGCGCGCAACTGCTGATGGAGTGGCTTCCGCGTATTGCGGAAGGTTCCGTGACCCGTACGCCGCAAAACGATAGCGAAGCGACTTATGCCCCGAATCTGACGCGCGACGACGAGAAGTTGGATTGGCGGATTAGCTCTCGGCAGTTGTTCAATCAAGTCAGAGGCCTCTATCCGATGGCGGGCGGGTTCACGTATTTAGACGGCGAAGTATTTAAGGTTTGGGGAAGCCGCGTTCCGGAAGAGCAGGATAGGGCTCTGAAACCGGATTGGCAGAAGTCGGCTCCGGGAACCGTGTTGGAGACGGGAGCTTTCGGAATCCGAATTCGCACGGGAGACGGCAGCATCGTGCTTACCGAAGTTCAGCCGGCCGGCAAGAAAGCGCTGGCTGCCGCTGAGTATGCGAAAGGCGCGCGGCTAGTTCCCGGTAAGGTGCTCGGGTAA
- the remA gene encoding extracellular matrix/biofilm regulator RemA → MAIKLINIGFGNIVSANRIISIVSPESAPIKRIIQEARDRHMLIDATYGRRTRAVIITDSDHVILSAVQPETVAHRLSTKDDENDE, encoded by the coding sequence ATGGCGATCAAGCTGATTAATATCGGATTTGGCAATATCGTTTCGGCGAATCGGATTATATCCATCGTCAGCCCGGAATCGGCGCCGATTAAACGGATTATTCAAGAGGCGCGCGACCGTCATATGCTGATCGACGCGACATACGGCCGTCGTACGCGCGCGGTCATCATAACCGATAGCGATCACGTGATTTTGTCGGCCGTTCAGCCGGAAACCGTCGCTCACAGGTTATCTACCAAAGACGACGAAAACGATGAATGA
- a CDS encoding Stp1/IreP family PP2C-type Ser/Thr phosphatase — translation MKTALRSHVGKVRQINEDQAWSGNLSGGITAAIVADGMGGHRAGDVASSLAVDSLVQSLQAWGGSSSIQESVPALKDMIRKANKVVYETASLNDQYHNMGTTVVMALLDGTAGLIGHIGDSRAYRLRSGQFELLTEDHTLVNELTKSGQLSPEEAAHHPRRNVLTRALGTDREVEADVQVIDWRSGDLILLCSDGLSGLVEPVEVQSTLEDPNVQLEQQAQKLIDLALAAGGDDNVTVVLVASEGLADAAGGITA, via the coding sequence ATGAAAACGGCATTGCGGAGTCATGTCGGTAAAGTAAGGCAAATTAATGAGGACCAAGCCTGGAGCGGTAATTTGTCAGGAGGCATTACGGCGGCTATCGTCGCGGACGGGATGGGCGGCCATCGCGCGGGTGACGTTGCCAGCTCTCTTGCCGTGGACAGCCTGGTACAATCGTTGCAAGCTTGGGGCGGATCATCTTCGATCCAGGAAAGCGTGCCGGCGCTTAAGGATATGATCCGTAAAGCGAATAAAGTCGTATACGAAACGGCGTCCCTGAACGATCAGTACCATAACATGGGGACGACGGTCGTTATGGCATTGTTGGACGGAACCGCCGGATTGATCGGCCACATCGGCGATAGCAGAGCTTACCGTCTGCGCAGCGGTCAATTTGAACTGCTGACGGAAGATCATACGCTCGTGAACGAGCTCACGAAATCCGGACAATTAAGTCCGGAGGAAGCCGCGCACCATCCGAGACGGAACGTATTGACGCGAGCGCTCGGTACGGACCGCGAAGTGGAAGCCGACGTTCAGGTTATCGATTGGCGGAGCGGAGACCTGATCTTGTTATGCAGTGACGGGCTAAGCGGATTAGTCGAACCCGTCGAGGTCCAATCAACGCTCGAGGATCCGAACGTACAACTGGAGCAACAAGCGCAGAAGTTGATCGATCTAGCGCTAGCGGCGGGCGGAGACGACAATGTGACCGTCGTGCTTGTCGCAAGCGAGGGACTGGCTGATGCCGCAGGAGGGATAACAGCATGA